A genome region from Tursiops truncatus isolate mTurTru1 chromosome 15, mTurTru1.mat.Y, whole genome shotgun sequence includes the following:
- the LOC109550912 gene encoding adenosine 5'-monophosphoramidase HINT2-like — translation MAAAILLAAGLCGARRAEAVAAPRAAQVRGAAGVTDGNEVSKAQKAAPRGAAPTISSWILNRSLPGDVLYEDQQCLVFRDVVPQAPVHFLVIPKKPIPCISQAEEEDQKLLGHLLLVAKKTAKAGGLGDGYRLVINDGQLGAQSVYHLHIHVLGGRQLQWPPG, via the exons atggcggcgGCCATACTGCTGGCCGCCGGGCTCTGCGGGGCGCGCCGGGCAGAGGCGGTGGCGGCGCCGCGGGCGGCGCAGGTGAGAG GAGCTGCAGGTGTGACTGATGGGAATGAAGTGTCCAAGGCCCAGAAGGCAGCTCCTCGGGGAGCAGCTCCAACCATCTCCTCCTGGATCCTAAATCGAAGCCTCCCAGGTGACGTTCTGTATGAGGACCAGCAGTGTCTCGTATTCCGTGATGTGGTCCCTCAGGCTCCTGTGCACTTTCTGGTCATTCCTAAGAAGCCCATTCCTTGCATTAGCCAGGCTGAGGAAGAAGACCAGAAGCTTCTAGGACACCTTCTCCTTGTGGCCAAGAAGACAGCAaaggctggggggctgggagaTGGCTACCGACTTGTGATCAACGATGGGCAGCTGGGCGCACAATCTGTGTATCACCTGCACATTCACGTACTTGGGGGCCGACAGCTGCAGTGGCCTCCAGGTTGA